A stretch of Campylobacter volucris DNA encodes these proteins:
- the rpsR gene encoding 30S ribosomal protein S18, producing the protein MAEKRKYSRKYCKYTEAKIDFIDYKDTALLKHALSERFKIMPRRLTGTSKKHQEMVEVAIKRARHVALIPYIVDRKEVVTNPFEGL; encoded by the coding sequence ATGGCAGAAAAAAGAAAATATTCACGCAAATATTGTAAATACACTGAAGCAAAAATTGATTTTATTGATTATAAAGATACAGCTTTATTAAAACATGCTTTATCAGAAAGATTTAAAATCATGCCTCGTCGTTTAACTGGCACAAGCAAAAAACATCAAGAAATGGTTGAAGTTGCTATTAAAAGAGCAAGACATGTGGCTCTTATCCCTTATATAGTAGATAGAAAAGAAGTTGTAACTAATCCTTTTGAAGGATTATAA
- a CDS encoding single-stranded DNA-binding protein, producing the protein MFNKVVLVGNLTRDIEMRYAPSGSAIGSSAIAVTRRFSTNTGEKREETCFIDISFFGRTAEIANQYLSKGSKILIEGRLRFEQWSDQNGQNRSKHSIQVENLEMLGSTIQNNQQNNFDNQSYNQNFNQQQSFDPYAQVQTKTPSNPYQNNTPKETPMREIDIDKYDDDTELPF; encoded by the coding sequence ATGTTCAATAAAGTCGTTTTAGTAGGTAATCTTACACGAGATATAGAAATGCGTTATGCTCCATCAGGTAGTGCTATAGGATCTTCAGCTATTGCAGTTACTAGAAGATTTAGCACAAATACAGGAGAAAAAAGAGAAGAAACTTGCTTTATCGACATTAGTTTTTTTGGAAGAACAGCAGAAATTGCCAATCAGTATTTAAGCAAAGGTAGTAAAATTTTAATTGAAGGTCGTTTGAGATTTGAGCAATGGAGTGATCAAAATGGACAAAATAGATCAAAACACAGCATCCAAGTTGAAAATTTAGAGATGCTAGGTTCTACCATCCAAAATAATCAACAAAACAATTTTGACAATCAAAGCTACAACCAAAATTTCAACCAACAACAAAGCTTTGATCCATACGCACAAGTTCAAACCAAAACTCCATCAAATCCATATCAAAACAACACTCCAAAAGAAACTCCTATGAGAGAAATTGATATAGATAAATACGATGATGACACAGAATTACCATTTTAA
- the rpsF gene encoding 30S ribosomal protein S6: MRHYEVLFILKPTLTEEEVSAKLEFVKEILTKNGAQIESVVPMGTRKLAYKIKKYERGTYFVIYFKAPTNLIAELERVLRITEEVIRFLIVKYENKKEIAAWEKLSKGIKQNKKEIKASENTEG, translated from the coding sequence ATGAGACATTATGAAGTTTTATTCATATTAAAACCGACACTTACAGAAGAAGAAGTAAGTGCTAAGTTGGAATTCGTAAAAGAAATCCTTACAAAAAATGGCGCACAAATTGAAAGCGTAGTTCCAATGGGAACAAGAAAACTCGCGTATAAAATTAAAAAATACGAAAGAGGAACTTATTTTGTGATTTATTTCAAAGCTCCTACAAATTTGATTGCTGAGCTTGAAAGGGTATTAAGAATCACTGAAGAAGTTATAAGATTTTTAATTGTAAAATATGAAAACAAAAAAGAAATCGCTGCTTGGGAAAAACTAAGCAAAGGCATTAAACAAAATAAAAAAGAAATTAAAGCTAGTGAAAATACAGAGGGCTAA